One genomic window of Octopus bimaculoides isolate UCB-OBI-ISO-001 chromosome 2, ASM119413v2, whole genome shotgun sequence includes the following:
- the LOC106875866 gene encoding peritrophin-44 encodes MECQNKPDGNYPIPNQCKQYIQCLNGVAQINTCPPHQNYDPALHTCIPEVSYPCQITPTTPATNIKTPGHDISNFCKFRSDGLYDSPNACKEYIYCASGKANLMFCGQGLYFDPKLKYCFFKDQVQCIDSTVNPHNFCANKPDGFYAHPNECHKYYICSRGVTTKMTCLNGQIFENNHCQVSNKIC; translated from the exons ATGGAGTGCCAGAATAAACCAGACGGAAATTACCCAATACCAAACCAGTGCAAGCAATATATTCAGTGTCTTAATGGAGTTGCTCAGATAAACACTTGTCCACCTCACCAGAATTATGATCCAGCGTTGCATACTTGCATACCGGAAGTGTCCTACCCATGTCAAATAACGCCCACTACTCCAGCAA CAAATATCAAAACCCCAGGGCACGACATATCTAACTTTTGTAAGTTCAGATCAGATGGACTTTATGACAGTCCAAATGCATGCAAGGAATATATCTATTGTGCTAGTGGAAAAGCCAATCTAATGTTTTGTGGACAAGGACTATATTTTGACCCCAAGTTGAAATATTGCTTCTTCAAAGATCAAGTACAGTGTATAGATTCCACAG tgAACCCACATAATTTCTGTGCCAATAAACCTGACGGTTTCTATGCTCACCCAAACGAGTGCCACAAATACTATATCTGCAGCCGTGGGGTTACTACTAAAATGACCTGTTTGAACggacaaatttttgaaaataaccaCTGTCaagtttcaaataaaatttgttaa